In Archangium violaceum, the following are encoded in one genomic region:
- a CDS encoding type II toxin-antitoxin system RelE family toxin, protein MRRPESLDKYTVEVSPAAWRQLSHLPLETYQRIREELDATAARLRPATPVPLPQKLVRTVETRSILVDGHVALFEVDPDRRRLTLREIARRIP, encoded by the coding sequence ATGCGTAGACCCGAGAGCCTGGACAAGTACACCGTGGAAGTCAGCCCCGCCGCCTGGCGGCAGCTGTCCCACCTGCCGTTGGAGACATACCAGCGCATCCGCGAGGAGCTGGATGCGACCGCGGCCCGGTTGAGACCGGCGACTCCCGTGCCCTTGCCGCAGAAGCTCGTCAGGACGGTCGAGACGCGCTCCATCCTGGTGGATGGGCATGTCGCGCTCTTCGAGGTGGACCCGGATCGCAGGCGCCTCACGCTCAGGGAGATCGCCCGCCGCATTCCGTGA
- a CDS encoding sensor histidine kinase, with protein MKPDTTATGATEVSPWGGWDALACSQFASLWAAPIGIAFLDEDLRYVRINKTLADINGLPAEDHIGRSIPELIPDLPPELVGALRHVLSTGQPLVDTLLEVRTPATHDEEHHYLVNYYPVRDGAGDIIGLGTTVQDVTRWWRTERALQLSESRFRSLVLSTAQVVWTADAEGLVVEDSPSWRAFTGQTLEQWLGIGWFQAVHPEDRPQVRKAWLEAVAQRKPYVVEYRVRRPDGSYTPILARGTPVFNADGSLREWVGTNTDISASQRAREERERLLEDLRQAVRARDEFLTVAAHELRTPLTTLTLRLQSLWRDLQAESGARLARRTLDQLDAMRRQVKRLSELVDGLLDVSHLDEDRLEPRVERVELSTLARGVADRLAGEAARAGCALQVETEGEVPGLWDRRLLEQVLFHLLSNALKYGAGRPVHLRVSWVEGRARMTVRDEGIGIAPEDVPRIFDRYERAVSERHYGGLGLGLYMTRRFVEVQGGTVHVESTPGAGATFTVELPPRSPTEGKRP; from the coding sequence ATGAAACCGGACACGACCGCCACTGGCGCCACCGAGGTGTCTCCCTGGGGGGGATGGGATGCGCTCGCCTGCTCGCAGTTCGCCTCCCTGTGGGCGGCCCCCATCGGCATTGCCTTCCTGGATGAAGACCTGCGCTACGTGCGCATCAACAAGACCCTGGCCGACATCAACGGCCTGCCCGCCGAGGACCACATCGGCAGGAGCATTCCCGAGCTGATCCCGGACCTGCCCCCGGAGCTGGTGGGGGCGCTCAGGCACGTGTTGTCCACGGGCCAGCCGCTCGTCGACACTCTCCTCGAGGTCCGCACCCCCGCCACCCACGACGAGGAGCACCACTACCTCGTCAACTACTACCCCGTGAGGGACGGCGCCGGGGACATCATCGGCCTGGGTACCACCGTCCAGGACGTCACCCGGTGGTGGCGCACCGAGCGGGCGCTCCAGCTGAGCGAGTCGCGCTTCCGCTCGCTGGTGCTATCCACCGCCCAGGTGGTGTGGACGGCGGATGCCGAGGGCTTGGTGGTGGAGGACAGCCCCAGCTGGCGGGCCTTCACCGGCCAGACGTTGGAGCAGTGGTTGGGCATCGGATGGTTCCAGGCCGTCCATCCGGAGGATCGCCCCCAGGTACGCAAGGCCTGGCTCGAGGCCGTGGCCCAGCGGAAGCCCTACGTGGTGGAGTACCGGGTGCGGCGGCCCGATGGGAGCTACACCCCCATCCTCGCGCGAGGAACCCCCGTCTTCAACGCCGATGGCTCGCTGCGCGAGTGGGTGGGCACCAATACCGACATCTCCGCCAGCCAGCGGGCACGGGAAGAGCGTGAGCGGCTCCTCGAGGATCTGCGGCAGGCCGTGCGCGCCCGGGACGAGTTCCTCACCGTGGCCGCCCACGAGCTACGCACGCCCCTCACCACCCTCACGCTGCGGTTGCAGTCCCTCTGGAGAGATCTCCAGGCCGAGTCTGGCGCGCGGCTGGCCCGCCGGACGCTCGACCAGCTCGACGCGATGCGCCGGCAGGTAAAGCGGCTCTCGGAGCTGGTGGACGGCCTGCTGGATGTGAGCCACCTGGACGAGGACCGGCTCGAGCCGCGGGTGGAGCGCGTGGAGCTGAGCACGTTGGCGCGCGGGGTGGCGGACCGGCTCGCCGGCGAGGCGGCACGGGCCGGCTGCGCGTTGCAGGTGGAGACCGAGGGCGAGGTGCCGGGCCTGTGGGACCGGAGGCTCCTGGAGCAGGTGCTGTTCCACCTGCTGAGCAACGCCCTGAAGTACGGCGCCGGCAGGCCCGTGCACCTCCGGGTGTCGTGGGTGGAGGGCCGGGCGCGGATGACGGTGCGGGACGAGGGCATCGGCATCGCCCCGGAGGACGTGCCACGCATCTTCGACCGCTACGAGCGCGCGGTGTCCGAGCGCCACTATGGCGGACTGGGCCTGGGCCTCTACATGACCCGGCGGTTCGTCGAGGTCCAGGGTGGCACGGTGCACGTCGAGAGCACCCCCGGAGCGGGCGCCACCTTCACCGTGGAGCTGCCGCCGCGGTCCCCCACCGAGGGAAAGCGGCCGTGA
- a CDS encoding cupredoxin domain-containing protein, with amino-acid sequence MTKSLLGALASLTLIAAAPVDKNGVRTVELTVTAKGFEPANVKVKAGQPVRLVVTRKTDKTCATEIILDDLGINQPLPLDTPVTVEFTPSESGTLRYACAMNHIGGVVTIQ; translated from the coding sequence ATGACGAAGAGCCTGCTGGGAGCCCTTGCCTCCCTGACCCTGATCGCCGCCGCCCCGGTCGACAAGAACGGAGTGCGCACCGTGGAGCTCACGGTGACCGCCAAGGGCTTCGAGCCCGCGAACGTGAAGGTGAAGGCGGGGCAGCCGGTCCGCCTCGTGGTGACGCGCAAGACGGACAAGACGTGCGCCACGGAGATCATCCTGGACGACCTGGGCATCAACCAGCCGCTGCCCCTGGACACGCCGGTGACGGTGGAGTTCACCCCCAGCGAGTCGGGCACGCTGCGCTACGCCTGCGCGATGAACCACATCGGTGGGGTCGTCACCATCCAGTAA
- a CDS encoding PAS domain S-box protein translates to MSIEPQPPERSRLALADLLLARHEELVQRWLARLREGLAPGVPTRAELEDHIGDTLRELSVALRRHTAGGRSPGVRQPGGQRPRDDFDVQALVREYQVLHGCILDLVEETGEHLTLGEVRALGDFITTRIAEGVAESLRQHDAHPPPTRGALSLELTECQQAQAAHAALLSWEKHARQQAEEALALLDTLLTTAPVGLAFLDRNLRYVRINQMLADINGIPLEGTVGRHLREVIPELAAYLEPIYQRVLETGEPEIGVELSGITAGTGGEVRHWLVSHYPVHNAAGELLLLGSSVLDITDRKRAEEAQRVSEERFRLLVEEVEDYAIIMLDPEGRVVSWNAGAERINGYEAREVLGRHVSVFYTPEDVAAGDPDRCIQVAAERGHCRAEGLRVRKDGGRFWADAVITALRDEHGVLRGFSDVTRDISKRKQGEQALRETTQRLQAILETAVNGIITIDERGIIQNLNPATVHIFGYAPEELIGRNISILMPEPYRSEHDDYMTNYLRTGVRKVIGIGREVRGRRKDGSVFPLELAVSETRLPQGRFFTGLVRDISARKRAMEAQALFVEAGTLLSQSLDVATTLKKLASLAVSRLCDYCIVDLLGEDGQLHRLEVATQEQRIHQLILQTMAYAPPVANHGPLIRVLERGKAQAVPLVTPEWLDSVAVNAEHRALLEEIGPKSVVVVPLVARGRKLGVICFAWLRSRATTMAADLEVAKGLSDRAAVAIDNARLYQEAQEAARVREDVVAIVSHDLRNPLNAITLSAATLLKREDVDERTAKAIRRIYAAADRASGMIRDLLDFTQARVGGIPIHRRPLDFHEHVHRVVDEVQGAHPERHIDFHARGDGQGEWDEGRLAQVVTNLVGNALQHSPASTPVRVSTWSEGPGVCLEVHNEGAPIPAELLPTLFEPYRQGPEAGTGRGSLGLGLFITRQIVLGHGGTLDVRSTGDDGTTFTVRLPRHRH, encoded by the coding sequence GTGAGCATCGAACCGCAACCCCCGGAGCGCTCACGGCTCGCGCTGGCGGACCTGCTCCTGGCCCGGCACGAGGAGCTCGTCCAACGCTGGCTCGCGCGGCTGCGCGAGGGGCTCGCGCCCGGCGTCCCCACCCGGGCCGAGCTGGAGGACCACATCGGCGACACCCTGCGGGAGCTGTCCGTGGCGCTGCGCCGGCACACCGCCGGAGGAAGGAGCCCCGGAGTCCGGCAGCCCGGCGGCCAGCGCCCGCGCGACGACTTCGACGTGCAGGCGCTGGTGCGCGAGTACCAGGTGCTGCACGGGTGCATCCTCGACCTGGTGGAGGAGACGGGCGAGCACCTCACCCTCGGCGAGGTGCGCGCCCTCGGCGACTTCATCACCACCCGCATCGCCGAGGGCGTGGCCGAGTCCCTCCGCCAGCACGACGCGCACCCGCCGCCCACGCGCGGGGCCCTCTCCCTGGAGCTCACCGAGTGCCAGCAGGCCCAGGCCGCGCACGCCGCGCTCCTGTCCTGGGAGAAGCACGCCCGCCAGCAGGCGGAGGAGGCCCTGGCCCTGCTGGACACGCTCCTCACCACCGCCCCGGTGGGCCTGGCCTTCCTCGACCGGAACCTGCGCTACGTGCGCATCAACCAGATGCTGGCGGACATCAACGGCATCCCCCTCGAGGGCACCGTGGGCCGCCACCTGCGCGAGGTCATCCCGGAGCTCGCCGCCTACCTGGAGCCCATCTACCAGCGGGTGCTGGAGACGGGGGAGCCGGAGATCGGCGTGGAGCTCTCCGGCATCACCGCCGGCACGGGCGGGGAGGTGCGCCACTGGCTCGTCAGCCACTACCCGGTGCACAACGCGGCCGGGGAGCTCCTCCTGCTGGGCTCCTCGGTGCTGGACATCACGGACCGCAAGCGCGCCGAGGAGGCCCAACGCGTGAGCGAGGAGCGCTTCCGCCTGCTGGTGGAGGAGGTGGAGGACTACGCCATCATCATGCTCGACCCGGAGGGCCGGGTGGTCAGCTGGAACGCGGGCGCCGAGCGCATCAACGGCTACGAGGCGCGGGAGGTGCTCGGCCGGCATGTCTCCGTCTTCTACACGCCCGAGGACGTGGCCGCGGGGGACCCCGACAGGTGCATCCAGGTCGCGGCGGAGCGGGGCCACTGCCGGGCGGAGGGGCTGCGCGTGCGCAAGGACGGCGGGCGCTTCTGGGCCGACGCCGTCATCACCGCCCTGCGCGACGAGCACGGCGTGCTGCGCGGCTTCTCCGACGTCACCCGCGACATCTCCAAGCGCAAGCAGGGCGAGCAGGCCCTGCGCGAGACGACCCAGCGGCTCCAGGCCATCCTGGAGACGGCGGTGAACGGCATCATCACCATCGACGAGCGGGGCATCATCCAGAACCTCAACCCGGCCACGGTGCATATCTTCGGCTACGCCCCCGAGGAGCTCATCGGCCGCAACATCAGCATCCTGATGCCCGAGCCCTACCGGAGCGAGCACGACGACTACATGACCAACTACCTGCGCACGGGCGTGCGCAAGGTGATTGGCATCGGGCGCGAGGTGCGGGGCCGGCGCAAGGACGGGAGCGTCTTTCCCCTGGAGCTCGCCGTCAGCGAGACGCGCCTTCCCCAGGGCCGCTTCTTCACGGGGCTGGTGCGCGACATCTCCGCGCGCAAGCGCGCCATGGAGGCCCAGGCCCTCTTCGTCGAGGCGGGCACGCTGCTGTCCCAGTCGCTCGATGTCGCCACCACCCTGAAGAAGCTCGCCTCGCTGGCCGTGTCGCGCCTGTGCGACTACTGCATCGTGGACCTGCTCGGGGAGGACGGGCAGCTGCACCGGTTGGAGGTGGCCACGCAGGAGCAGAGAATCCATCAGCTCATCCTCCAGACGATGGCCTACGCGCCCCCCGTGGCGAACCATGGCCCGCTCATCCGCGTCCTGGAGCGCGGGAAGGCGCAGGCCGTGCCCCTCGTCACCCCCGAGTGGCTGGACTCCGTCGCGGTGAACGCGGAGCACCGGGCCCTCCTGGAGGAGATCGGACCGAAGTCCGTGGTCGTCGTGCCCCTGGTGGCCCGGGGCCGCAAGCTCGGCGTCATCTGCTTCGCCTGGCTGCGCTCCCGGGCCACGACGATGGCGGCGGACCTGGAGGTGGCCAAGGGCCTGTCGGACCGCGCCGCCGTGGCCATCGACAACGCGCGCCTCTACCAGGAGGCCCAGGAGGCCGCCCGGGTGCGCGAGGACGTGGTGGCCATCGTCAGCCATGACCTGCGCAACCCCCTCAACGCCATCACCCTGTCGGCCGCCACCCTGCTCAAGCGCGAGGACGTGGACGAGCGCACCGCGAAGGCCATCCGCCGCATCTACGCGGCGGCGGACCGGGCCAGCGGGATGATCCGCGACCTGCTCGACTTCACCCAGGCGCGCGTGGGAGGCATCCCCATCCACCGTCGGCCGCTGGACTTCCACGAGCACGTGCACCGCGTGGTGGACGAGGTGCAGGGGGCCCACCCCGAGCGGCACATCGACTTCCACGCCCGCGGCGACGGCCAGGGTGAATGGGACGAGGGCCGCCTGGCCCAGGTCGTCACCAACCTGGTGGGCAACGCCCTCCAGCACAGCCCCGCGAGCACGCCCGTGCGGGTGTCCACCTGGAGCGAGGGTCCGGGCGTCTGCCTCGAGGTGCACAACGAGGGCGCGCCCATCCCCGCCGAGCTGCTCCCCACCCTCTTCGAGCCCTACCGGCAGGGGCCGGAGGCCGGAACGGGCCGGGGCAGCCTGGGCCTGGGCCTCTTCATCACCCGGCAGATCGTCCTTGGCCACGGCGGCACGCTCGACGTGCGCTCCACCGGGGACGACGGCACCACCTTCACGGTGCGGCTGCCCCGGCACCGGCACTGA